DNA sequence from the Halictus rubicundus isolate RS-2024b unplaced genomic scaffold, iyHalRubi1_principal scaffold0052, whole genome shotgun sequence genome:
CATTTGCGCCGGTGATAAAACTGGAAACTGTACGAGCAATGCTGGCAATAGCAAGTATATACAATTTAACAATTAGACAGTATGACGTAAGATCGGCATATCTGTATGGAATCTTGTGAGAGACGGTTTATATGGAACAACCTCCAGGCTACGATAGCGACAGGCGTACGGTGTGCAAACTGAAAAGGAGTATTTATGGATTGCCTCAATCGGGCCATTGTTGGAATGAAAAGTTAGATAAAGACTTAAAATCGATAGGATTCATAAGACTGGAAGAAGATCCGTGTGTATATAGATATGAAAAGAACGGGGAATCACTATTACTCGGTATATACGTAGACGATTTCTTAGTAGTAGGGTCGAGCGATAACATAATCGAAAATGTAATGTCAAAAATAAGACAAGGGCTAGACGTTGtagaaaataaggaaaaattcttcctaaacataaaaataaaagaatccaAGGGGGGAATAGAGCTATCACAGGGGGCATATGTTGAGAAAATTTTAGCCAAGTACGGATTGAAGGAGTGCAATACCGCTAGAACACCCATGGATGTAAACCAGAACCTGAACGAACACCAGGATTCACCCGAGGTAGATAAAACATTATTTCAAGAAATGATGGGTACATTGATGTATTTGGCGGTAGGTACAAGGCCTGATATAGCCTTTAGCGTAAGTTATTTATCACAGTATTGTCAAAAACCAAAGCAAATTCATTTAATAGCCGTTAAGAGAGTGTATAGATACTTAAGGAGAACAAAAGACTATAAGTTATGTTTCAGCAGAGCAAGTGGGAAATTGACCATTAGTACAGATGCCAGCTGGGACAGTACACCAGACGCCAAGTCATACAGTGGCTACGTGGTCAAAATAGGTGATAACGTAATTGGTTggaggagtaagaaacagaaccTCGTGGCACTTTCCACTTGTGAAGCTCCGCTAATCTCGATATGCGAAGGGGTACAAGAAGCCAAATGGATACAAGGGTTGATAAGTAATTTAAGCAGTGATAATATAACGGAGTTACCAATAGAATTAAAAACAGATAGTAAGGCGGTCATGGACTggataaaaaaggaaaaagtcacAAACAGGACAAAACACATCaacagaaaatattatttcgtaaAGGACGAGGTCAAGGatggaaacattaaaataacACATGTCGCGTCAGCGGAAATGCAGGCTGACCTATTGACCAAACCACTAagcgaagaaaaattaaatataggCATTACAGGGTTAAATGTACGTGTATAGAGAATCACAGgattatatgtgttatatatgtttTATATAGGTTTATCAGCGTGTCTTTGCCAACTGTTATTAAAGTTAAAGTAGTCTATTAAGGGGAAGGCAAGCATGTATGACCAAAGGGGGGAATTGATATACATGGTCAAACATGCATAGACGGTATGATGAGCGACGGAGCATGCGCGCCCTACGAGTGTGTGTGGTGGGGGATGTGCGCTGAAACGCTCTCGGATGATGTACGCGCGCTTGAATGAGAGAGTCGGATTTTATGTATCAGTTAACAGTATTTTTCCTTTATAAAATATGTGCAATTATCAGCAAGTGTCTCGTACCTTTGCCTCACCGCATCCATGATCCCAACAATGatgaggaaataaaaataagagcGTATGCACGTAGAAAATAAGAGAGAAAGGGTGCACAAGAGATGCACAAAGTAAATAAAAAGTAGGATAGACGTTAcggggaaaaagaaatagaatatATTGCCATGGACCAAGTATGTAAAAACAACGCCTCCTCAGCTAAGCAAAAATCTGAAATACAATAAGAATAGTTAAAACATATAGAAATAGAGTTAGAGTCTTAAAAGCAAGTTAACCCAAAACCATAGACATATGTATAGACAAAGACAGTCATAAACATGTGGAcaaataacaaaaacaaaacCAGTCTAGAAAATAAAATCCAGAAACAAAAAGCAactacaaaattagaaaatagaagagaaagactagaaataattaattaattaaacgaagaataataattaaaaatgaaacgtgcattagaaaggagagagaaaaaagatccAAAGTACGGTGTTTGGGAATGgttggctgggacagccttatcggaaggcttggaaattcgaggcggatgtTCGGAAACGGTTCGGGCGAAAACTCCGTGCGCGACGATACGATACGTGCGGAAAGGTAGGAGAGAGCACGTGGTCGGTtagtttgtacgagaattcatgTAACACTTTGTTGAATCACTCTTGTATTTGGTAACAGCAATGTACACAGCCGAAAATAAATGACACGTGTGATCCACTTGACTGAGTTTGCGATTTACGCGCGATGCGGTACAGATAAACTGTTAAAACGACGGAATCGATTCCCAAGACACGTGGTTGTGCGCCGACGGTTCGCAGAAAAagaaggccgattccgggaatcgctcgcggatgtcgtcactcgcgagtgcgacgattggctGGTGTGCCGTGGGCTGATTCGCGGAGAGCGACGTGTTCGGGAACTAATTAGCACCGCGCTTGAGCGCGCGCAGATTGAATTTCGGCGCCGATTCCCAAACATACGGAAAcagcagaaaaattgcaaacaaatagttaagtagccaaattaaataataaattgtcggaaattattgGTAATAGGATTGTTCGGAATGACTGCGGGCGCGTTAGCATTCAGATGTATGTGCGTATGTGTGTGCTCGCGCGTCGTGGCAAAGATTGTAACACCTCGGTGACAAAAGTACACCGAGAGGACTCGTGTGTTTTGTCGTTGCCAGGTGAATTGTTTAAGTTGTGTTTTGTCGTTGTCGGGTGAATTGTTTAAGTTGTGTTTTGTCGTTGCCAGATGAATTGTTTTAGTTGTGGTTTGTCGTTGCCAGGTGAATTGTTTTAGTTGTGTTAAGAAGCGAATCGTGGTAGTTAGTTACCAGCGAACCGGCGACCCATCAACACGGCATCCGCACACGCGCCTGAATTTATGttaaaaacgaataaatataGTTAGTAGGAGTTGGAGATAATCCTGACTGTTGAATCCCCTCCTTCCCCTAtaaaattcagaagtgggataaaggactatttttttcataaataagtgcggtttttgtgtgtgtgtgtaatcGCTCCATTGACACGCGGTAACTCGAAGTGGTGAATTGTGTATGTGCCGAGTTTAATTGAGTTGGTGGCGAATCCTGTAGAAAGACATTTTATTGAGGGTGGGATAGCGAATTGTGCATTTGATAGTCAAGCGTGTTGGCGCATTTTGAAGACTCAGCGACGCTAGTATTGACCACCGAAGATGTCGAAGGACTACACCATCAACGAATTGAAGGAATTTTTGCGGGCACGAAACTTAGCAGTTTCAGGATCGAAGGCGGAATTAATCCTCAGGTTGGAGGAATACGATAATAACATTTGGAGGGTACTTGCGGCAGAGCGAGAACAACAAGACGAAGGGGAAGAGGACGAAATAGTACAGCTTCGGCGAGATGACGGGGAAAAAGAGAGCGAAACACATATGCGAGAGTTGGAGTTTATGAGAAGAGAGAACAATTTACTTCAGCGCGAAATGGAGCTTCTCCGCCGCGAACGAGACCTAGCGAGGGCTCAAGCTATGGCGAGTCCAATGGGAATCGGAAGTGTAGCGGGTGGTTCCAGTCGGAGTACGTTATCGGCGAACATGAGTATCCGTGCGATTGGCGACCTCCTTTGCGATTTTGACGGGTCCGACGGTACCTTTTGGAAGTGGGAGCAGCAAGTACGGCTCCTTCAGACCACCTATGAACTGGACGATAAGGCGGTAAAAGTGTTAATCAGTTCTAAATTAAAACGTGCCGCGAATTGGCTCCATTCGAAGTCGGAACATCTCGTCATGGACGTTGATGTAATATTACGAGAGATGAAAATGATGTTCGACCACCGACCTAGCAAATTGACGTTGCGGAAGGAATTTGAAAGCAGAATCTGGACGGCGGGCGAACCTTTCTCGGAATATTGCCATGATAAGGTAATTTTGGGAAATCGCGTGCCGATTGCAAGTGACGAATTGATAGATTACCTCATTGACGGTATCGCCGACACGCGGCTCCGAGATCATGCCAGGATATCGCGGTTCCGAGCGACCGCCGATCTATTGGAGGCGTTCGGGAAAATTACCTTGGAGACGAGAGGAACTGCTAGCGGCGACAAGAAGTTTTACAAAGGGAGCAGCGATCTACGGGGAAAACCCGAGCAGCCGAAGAAGACGGTGCGGTGTTTCAATTGTGGGGAGGCAGGGCATGTGTCCCCAAAATGTCCAAAACCGAAGAGTCGGGAGTTTGGAGCCTGCTTTGGATGCGGATCGACCACGCATCAACTGAAGGATTGTACGCGACGGGCGGCAAATCGACAAGAGGAGAGCGGTACACGAAGGGAGCCCAGCATCAGGAAGGGGCCCAGCCCGACAACGACGGCAAATATGGTACAACCAACACTCCCGGCACCGTATCTGCTCTCACTAAGTTATGTTGTGACGGATAGAAACGACCATTCTTGTAAGTATTCGTTGAACGCAATGTTAGATTCG
Encoded proteins:
- the LOC143363500 gene encoding uncharacterized protein LOC143363500 — translated: MSKDYTINELKEFLRARNLAVSGSKAELILRLEEYDNNIWRVLAAEREQQDEGEEDEIVQLRRDDGEKESETHMRELEFMRRENNLLQREMELLRRERDLARAQAMASPMGIGSVAGGSSRSTLSANMSIRAIGDLLCDFDGSDGTFWKWEQQVRLLQTTYELDDKAVKVLISSKLKRAANWLHSKSEHLVMDVDVILREMKMMFDHRPSKLTLRKEFESRIWTAGEPFSEYCHDKVILGNRVPIASDELIDYLIDGIADTRLRDHARISRFRATADLLEAFGKITLETRGTASGDKKFYKGSSDLRGKPEQPKKTVRCFNCGEAGHVSPKCPKPKSREFGACFGCGSTTHQLKDCTRRAANRQEESGTRREPSIRKGPSPTTTANMVQPTLPAPYLLSLSYVVTDRNDHSCKYSLNAMLDSGSPISFIKSGFVPVEARTPLPDDLCEFAGINGSRMEILGLFEREVEVEGIPIKLRFYVVPDNTMAFMAVLGRDFSSNSIIRLSFNNGFVVSRRENKSANDVDSAIEQILNIDCISEPVATPEKLRINPELNSVVVEQIKESFQSDYLQLKQSSTDKVDFEMNIVLKNDQPICSRPRRLSYADRGKLQGLLDGLLDRKIIRPSESPYSSPIVLVRKKNGETRLCVDYRELNKVTIKDNFPSQLIEDNIDQLKNKRYYTTLDLKDGYYNVRMTDRAIKFTSFVTPLGQYEFLFCPFGLTNAPKLRVILLSKHCPYARIKTQKLGKSEAN